TAATAGCGTAAGCTGGTTTGGGGGCCTCAGCCCAGAGTTTGCCACAACCCTTTGCAGTCCAGTCTGGGTAAATTAGCGCTTACGTTCATTCTGATCTGTATGTTTTCCCCTTCCTATAGCGCCTGACCAAACACACCAAGTTTGTGCGGGACATGATCAGGGAAGTCTGCGGCTTTGCACCCTATGAGAGACGTGCTATGGAATTGCTGAAAGTTTCCAAAGATAAACGTGCTCTGAAGTTCATAAAGAAACGGGTAAGTCAATCCAGCACCTTAACGAGGATGGCAGAAACTCTGCTGTagttactttgttttctgcccTTCCCTAGGGATatactttaattattttttcagtttgggaAGTTACTGGTCTAATTGGAGGGAGCGGAGCGAATGCTCCTTGGGTTGGGTGGGAGAGGGCGAGATAGATGTAAAGGTACTTTTCCAAAGAGGCCCTGAACTACAGTAATCCAGACTTGCCTTGCTGTTTTTgcattatttgcaaaatattgtggggaagaggagagctgTACTGGTGGAGGCTGGGTACCATTTATCAGATGACTTGAAATGGGGTTCATTGAGCACAGCTGTGAGGCTGAAAGTAGCTTCTACCTTGCCTGAATAATTCTTGAGTAGAAGTACTGAGATGCGATGGCAAGCAGTTCCTGGCTAGCCAGTTGAGGTGGATTGGGCTCGAGTCCATGTTTACTGGGATTTcaccctcctgcctgctttttGAGTAGAGTGTCTTCAGTGAATGCCTGAAGCAGCCAAGAAGTTTTATCTGTTCTCTGCTGGGGTGAATGTTGACTGCACTGCTCTCTCCCCTGCAGGTTGGCACTCACATTCGGGCCAAGCGAAAGCGGGAAGAACTCAGTAATGTCCTGGCAGCCATGAGGAAAGCTGCTGCAAAGAAGGATTGAGTTGTAGTCTGTAACTCAATAAAATCCTTTCTCACAAAAACAGCGTTAGTGACTGCTGATGGTGAATCTGCTTCAGCCTGTAGGAATGGGGTGCTCCTGGGGACACTGAGGGACTGTGCTGACGAGGCCCTGAACTGCAGGAATCCACAACTTGCATcaccattttattttacctgCAGCTGGAGATGCTGAGACTGGAGTTACTGGTGCTGGCCTGTGATATATTCTAGAGGGGGAATCCCCCTCCAGAGCTAGCCCTTCTCAGGATGGGGGAAGTCTCCGTAATAGCTAAGCCTGTGAAGGCTGCGATACCTTCCACCTCCCAGTCTGTCTCCAAACTGAGATAGTGGTAGGAGAGAAAATTGCTGTTGAAAAGAGTAACAACTTTGCACTCCTTCCCCGTAGCACTTCAGccttgtgctgcttttcttggtCATGCATTTCCCCTCGTAGCCTCCATTCACACCCTACTTCCCGCAGTGGGTTATCAAATCATGAGAGAATTGCAGTTGGTAAGAGCTCCCTGAATTTCAGGATGATGAGTCTCTATTCTCCATTAAGGGCTACCTTGCTGTGAGACAGGACAAGTGCTACTCTTCCTGCACAAGGAAATACATTTCAACTACACTTCATGCAACTACTCTTCCTctatttaaattcagtttttttccagcatttgcCATAAGACAAAGTACTCAAGTTCTCTGGCCCAAGCCTGTATTTATTGATGAGCAACAGTCATGCTAAgacatttaattcttttttttcactctgaatataacacagctgctgcagtggCAAAGACAGTCTATGGGGGAGTGCAGTGCTAACTGCTGATAATGagcatgcctttttttttgtccaggTCTGCTCCCGCTAAGCGTGGAGTTGTGACAGTACTGACCTGTGATTTAATCTGGAGAGCCACATCCCTCTGCAGCTGAACGTGCTAGCTCTTGCTGAATTGTCCTGGAAGTTCAGTTTCCCCTCCAGCCTAGCACAGGCTTGTAAACTGAGACAGGGAGAGGTTTCTGAGAGCTACTCAGCTACCAGTACATCAGGAACGCTGTATGTGAATCATAGCCCCAGCTCTGGgagttaaaatgtttttgtaagcATTATTTAGAACTTAGTACTACagtgaaataactgaaaaaatctttaaagagGCTAGACTAGCTCCACTGCTGGTGGCTGACAGCATGCACATTCCTTAAGTAAAATTTCAcaattttattagaaatacttAATGTGGATCATAATTCAGTATTAAAGAGTGAGAAATACTTTATTCTACCAAAGCCGTAATTCATTTCAGCAGCTGCGCAGCAGCAATAGCTCCACGTCCCACTTCAGGATTGCCCACAGGTCACCCCGTTTCTGGGTGGGGGCTGAGCATTCAGGGACAGACCACCTTCCAGCCATCAGGGTGTTGAACATCATCCTCCAGCGGAATCCAGCTTTGAAAATGCTATATCAAATACCTCTTTGTAGTGCTCAACAAAATGCACTTCTAGTCCTTCTGTAATGAATCCAGCAAGGTCGTAATAATCCTTTTTATTCTCTGATGGCAGAATGATGCAGGTGACACCTGCCCTTTTTGCctatggggaaaagaaaagtgcAGTCTGTTAAGTCCTAGAAATCCATCACTGTACTAGAAACATACTctcacatttcagaaagcaagaaCAGTTCTTTAGAAGCATGATCCGGCTTTACTCTGTTCTTTGGAGAGCAGCAAGGGCATTACTTATAGGAGCTGTCCCCAAGGATGGATCATGTTCCAGATCTTCCCAAGCCCCCCAAAGACACACTCTCACTCAGAATCACAGGGACAGCTGAGGCAGGAGGTATTTTAGTAGGTCTATGTCAGCACATCAGGGGGTTGTTTAGAAGAACTCATACTATTTTAGAGAGTTTTAAAAGTCTTCCAACTGGGGTGAGGATAAACCCTGGAATCAAAGGAAGAGTTAGAAGCAGCTTACCAGACAACCCGCCACATCAATATGCACAACCCATTCTACAGAACCTTTTGATACGGACATCCGCATCGGAAGAAGCACAGAAAGTGGAGCCTACTCATTGAGCGGCAGGTCTGTACCCACTCACCTTATGGGTGATCCTGCAGTGTGGCCACTCACACTCCTGGAAGTGCAGCCAGGCATCAGAACCAGACATCCCTATCATACTTAGTCCTTCTAGAATGACTGCCACAAAGCAAATTTAACTGTTTTAAAGCCACCCGAGGAAAAGGAATCACGCTGCACAAGGCTGTAGCCCACACCGACTTGGGGACAGAACACTGATGTGAAGCCCCAGCTCAAAGAGCTAATACCACTCTTGAAGACAGAAAACTGTGATGCAAGGCTGATGTAGGCAGGAGCCGTGCAGATGAAAAGCATGGAGAGGGATTCGATACTTGgaaaagaattctgaaaaaaCTGCAAAGGGTTGAAACCAAAAAAGCAAGCACCACTATAAATCTGGTGCTTGCAAGAGTGCTTCAAGAGAACTGAGTCTATATagcttactaaaaaaaaattttaaaaaattaagcaacTTGATTATGATGTACACAGAAACTTCACAGGGGAAAATGCAAGACACTAGAAGTAAGTTCCATCTAAACCAGAAAGACATAGCGATATCTATATGAACTTTTAAATCAGACAAATTCAAGCTGGAACTAGGGAActagttggactagatgatctccagaggtccctacCAAcctctaccattctgtgattctgtgaacagAGCCTTAATATTAAGGATGATTCTTTATGGATACCATCAAATCTACACTGGACGCCCTCCTTAAACAGGCACTTCAACCCAGCACGGATTATTGGACCATACCAGTCTGTGATAGAGAAGACACAGCCAGATGATCCCTTCCATCCTTAATTCTACCAGTCTAGTAACTGGATCAACACAGATGCCCTGGCATAAAGCCTGGAGTCCCATCTCCTTCCTCACAGCGTACATTGAATCACTGCTTTCCCAAGGAGCTATCACTCTGGTTGTCCTCGTCACCGCTGAGCCTAATCCAGGGCTCTCCCCCACAGATGATGCACGGAGACAAGATAAGAGCTCTTACCGCAATAGTCTTCTCCTTGATTCCACCAACAGGAAGAATTTTTCCAGTTAATGACACCTCTCCAGTCATGGCCACGTTCTGCCTCACTGGGCAATTCATGGCCAGCGATAGCAAAGCAGTTACTATAGTACACCCTGCACTTGGTCCGTCCTTTGGTGTTGctccctattaaaaaaaaaaaaaaaagcagaaacccCTGCCTTTAGCTCATTCGCAGAGTAGCAAAGCCAGACAATACCTCTGTCACTGCAGTTTTAACATGGCCCCAATTTCACGGGGTCTCACAAAGGCTTTTGCAAAACCATCACTGATGGAATCCTGCTATTTGAATTGGCCAATTTATTAACAACTATTTTGGTTTCTGGCCTGATGTCACCACAATACTCATCAGGCTCAGCATTTTGAATAAGCAACATGAGCAAAAGCCAGCACGAACACTTTGAAGCTTTTTGCTGACCTAAGTCAACCATGGAAACAAGTAACAGAGGGCAGCATCACACAGGAAGAGAGCATCAAGAGTCACTGAACAGTGGAGGACAATACTGAAAATCATTCAAGGTGGAAAAGAGCATTCAGTTTAGAAAGCCCAGCAAAATCCAGGCCTAAACTAGTGATGGTCTGGATTTATCGGAGATCAAACAGATCTTTGAGgtaggaatagaaaaaaaatgaatgtttgagagggagcagaggcagagataATATCTGGTGTCTTCTGATCCTCCAGGAAATGAATACACAGATAACAAGTACCTGGACAGACAGAGAGCAAGCCGCAACAAGGAGACTGTGGACTAGGTTAAAGCATGCAATAGTTCAGAAGCAAAGCTTGGGCACAGTAATAGCACAAACTTTATCTTCAGTAAAGCACCTGCCCAAAGCCTGTTACACAGTGTGTGAGCCCTTCTGAGCATtgtgtgcatttattttcagtcacaaagacaggaaaaatgcaATCATTGTCATTATATGGAGTAGGAACCATGTTGTAGAGACCAAGAATAGTATTTTCTATTATGTGTAAATGACCTGAAGGCCTGGTAACACAGAGAACTAACCTTTGGTTTCCTTGTAGCTACACAGAAGCTTTTATTCAAATCACTTATCTCTATGCCATGGTTTCCCCACCTGCACAACAGGACTAAAAGCTGTAACAAAAGTCTAGGATTCCTCACAGCATTATCCAAGCCCCTGTATTCTTGCCACACGCTTGCTGCAGAAAGGAACGGTAACATAGCTCGCAAGAACGCTTTCACAGGACCCTGAGGAAAATGTCTTCTTTTCTAGGTTTTACTGCTAAAAGAGGTCATTCTGCTCAACGTATAGATAAATTGCTTTCCAGCTTCATGTCTAGGGGAGCAAACCAGCCTAGCTGCTATGCATGCTCTGTGAATTCTGTATCAGTTTACCTCTGGCACGTGCAAGTGGATATGGGAAGACATGAGGAAGTCATTGTTGGGGTCCTTCTGCATCAGAAAGGCTCTTGCAAACGTGTAAGCTATTTTGGCACTCTCTTTCATTACATCTCCCAGTTGCCCTGTTACTTCAAGGGACCCATCCTTGTTCTCCTTGTCTTTGGGTCGCTTCAGGGATGTTTCAACAAACAGAGTGGAACCTCCtacaaaagagaaggaaaaaaaacatcctgagaaaagttaaaggaaaatcaaaccagaaggttctgcttttgcagaagcaATGTCAGGACTTTGGAACTGGGGCCCTCTGATGAGACACTAGCTCTTGGGTAAAGAGCAGTTGAAACCTGGTCTCCAAATCCCTTCGGGAAGGCTAGCTAGAAATCTCAACAGCACTGCACTGACAGTCTCCACTCATTGCTTCTTTGGACTTCACGTTCCACCAATACAGACACAACCCCTATTTAGTGGAAATAATCAGTTCTTATAATGGTTTTAGGCTCTTCATAGCCAAAAAGTAAGATGAGCTTATACCACAACGCACTTCTAGCCAGATGAGCTTTCCAGTGTAAGACATCTATCTACCTTCTGGACTGTACTGAtcatttttccctcttaatTACTTAAATTCTACCCAAGGTCATTTACAAGTATGCAGGGGTCATATCCTTTGCTGTACGCTGCATTTCCATACCACAGTGCACACAAGCTCCCAAGTTACTAGGGAGTAACTAGCTAAGTGCACCCACTCCAACAGGGTGCTACAATACCTGTATCTGCCCTTGACATTGGAAGCCAAGTCAGTGGTGCGACATCGTTGAAGATATACAGCATGCCTCAGCGGTGCCAAGTCAGAATTGCACCTCCTGCTTTTAAGGAAGCAGACAAGGTCTTGTCCTTTCTGGAAAGCCTTATGCTTTTAGTCATTGCTGTTCCTGACATATATGATTCATATGGGATATGGAGCATAGAGAAAACATGCTGTCCTGAAGCTAAAATGAGCCTGGATAAAGGAATAACAAAGGGTCCCTTCTTCAGAGAAGCAGTCAGGATCTAAAAGGCCACAAAGGTTAATTCTACTGCTGCCAGTAGAAGAACTTCACTGGACTCAGTAGGGAAAATACAGTTTGACTATCACATtcaatttttgaaaattatacGGAAATGTAGACATTAACCCAAAAGGCATTTTGTCTCACCCATAGCTGTCCAGGCCAGACCCATCACCACTCCTGGAGGAGTAGTTTCATACATGCGATCCACAGTGAAGATGGGCTTTCCTACAAAGTCCTGCAGGTTTTCAGGTGTTACTTGGACCGTCTCTGCTTCTCCACTCACAATTTTATAGGCAGATTTCCTCAATACCTGAGTGAGACAGTAATTTGCGTCTGTAGAAAAAGCTGAGAAGGCTGAAGCACAGTGGTCATGGTTACACACAACTTTCCCTCACCTTTTCTACTTGTTTCTGCAGATTCCTCACCCCACTCTCTCTGCAGTACTGCTTGATGAGAACAGTCAGGACATCCGATGtgattttggctttgttttcatcCAAGCCACACAGAACTCGTGCTTGAGGGACCAAGtacctctgaaaaaaacccatccccCCCACTCCCTTCTGTTAGTATTTGTGACAAAAGCCTGGTGGTTCTAATGCACTCAACTTCATTCTGCTATTAGCTGAATGCCATTTTCTGGAATCCACAGCCTATGGAACACTGGAAGTACTTTCACTGGGTGTTCAAATCAGAGGAACTCTGTCCAAAATGCCATGTGCCTAATTTTTTTGGACACAGTTGGATGTAAATATGTAAGCCTGAATCTgccaaaaacattttaacagaTGTAATTCACAGTGCATCAGTGGTTTCTCTTACCTCTGCAATTGCAAGTTTCTCTTCTGCTACATATCCTGATACATTGATCACTTCCATTCTATCCCGCAGTGGCTCTGGAATGGTTTCTGTTACGTTGGCAGTACAAATAAAAAGTACCTGGAAGTATTACAAGATCCTATTAAGCATTTTCATTAACCTGCTGCTTTACTCCAAGCAATAGTTcctcatttctgtgtttctctgtcTGAAGGGCTGGAGCAAGATCATCTTCTCTGTGGAATCTAGTTTTTATTACAGGAAAAGTTTTGGATTTTAGAACTATGTAGTAGGATGTTCCCTAAccccaaaataaatgtttagaaatacaCATAGCACAAACTGGGAAATCAGAATGGTCCAATATGGACGAGGAAACTATTTGCCTGGGGAGATCTAGATCTCacttttaagttatttttaccTTCTACCAAGTTAGCACAGAAATGACCAaagtatgcatatatatttctaaATCCATCAATTCTGCAATTAAGCTGCACAAAAAGTGCAACAGTATGCAAAGACAACCAATTTCAAAAGCTTGACAGCAGCATGAGGCCACCTCACTTGATAGCAACTCTGCCAATCATTACATAGAAGAAAAACTGCCTTTTTCAGCTGAGATCACGCATCTTTGTGTCCCTAGCTCTACAGGGAGTTAGGGCTATAGGATATATGCTGGCGATTGTGTTCTCTTAAGTATGCACAGACACCTCGGTTAAAGCCAACTCCTGCAGAGACCACCCTACACCACTCGTGTCTCAATCCCATCTGTCTGACTTTCTAACTGACCAAAACTGTCAGCATCTTTTCACGGACAGGAAATCTCTGCATTGTGTGCAGACACATTCACACAATCCGGCTCTACAACttctgcagaagagagaaataccTTTGATAAATCCACAGGAACATCAAGGTAATGATCCAAGAAGTTAGAGTTCTGTTCTGGGTCCAACAGCTCTAGAAGGGCTGAGGATGGATCCCCTTGATATCCTCTTCCTATTTTATCCacctttgggagaaaaaaaactttaaacaCTCCAAGACATTTCTCACCACAATAAATTCTCATGCAAAGATTCTTTAAAGGctccatttgaaaatgtttatacGTTTGTTCATAAAAAGCCACTACCAGTCTATCAGTTTTCTGTGCATTCACCCAAGTCCCCACTATCCTACTGCGTGAACCCGCGACACACCTGACAGGACACAGGACTTTAACAGTGTTGTAGAGAAGCACTAGGAAGTCTCAGCGGGTGTTCATACAATCAAAAGCAAGTGAGTTATCATAGACAGTAGGCTACTACTTGTTAAGCTAAGCTATAGTCACAGACCAGAATACTTATTCCACAGCGGGAGGACTACAGGCTGCTAGCTTATACCATTTCCCTAATATGTAAGTTAAGACACTCTCTTCACTCTGCCCAAAGTGCAAAAGTGTCTCTACACAGCCACTCATCACAGCTCAGCTACTGGCCTTTGctgctttcacagaatcacaggctgACTGAGGCTGGTAGGGACTTCTTGAGGTCATCTTGCCCAACCCCattgctcaagcagggccacccagaGCCAGCTGCCCAAGACCACATCCATGGTTGTTGTCTCTTTCAGGTTGTTCATGTCCTCAGAAGGAGAGGTCACAACAGGGCCACTCtccactgctttttctccctaaaGAGTAGCATTAACTGGTTGGACATAATGCAGTTTGCTACTGCAACTGCCAACGCAAGGCTCCTCACCAACACCACTTAAGTAAAAGTGCTGTGACCTACAGGTTTCATTACCTTTCAAATTGAGATACGCATTGGTTACGTTACACTGCAACTCATTACCCAGTTTCTTGGTCCCCCATACCATTCCCATGACATCTGCCTTTGGTCTTTCCCAGGCATGGCACACAAAGGGCTAGAGAGACCTTTAGTCTATTCCAAACACCTGATATTATATCCtgtccttatttatttttccacaaagCAGTAGGCTGGTAGTCCTGTCTCATTTATTCTCAAATCAGACCACAAATTGACTGTATGCATCTTATTCCTTATAGTTTTGCTTTAGACCTGCTCAGACAGTGGCTCTTCCTAATAATCACATGGGCAATAGCGGTTTTGTGCACAATGATGTACCCACACCTAGGTAGGGAACAGAAGAGCTACTGAAGCCTTGGAACATCCGGCCAGCTCCATTAGGATCCTCGTGATCCAAATAGCTGCAATTTAATGAGAAGGGcagaactgaaatattaaagTTGAAGTCTGTtataggaagagaaaacaaagggtCTAAGTTATCAGTGTCACCCAAAGAACTTGAGAGCCCAGcctcatttaaataaaatttaaaaaaaaaacccagggatTTTTAGGAGAGTTACTACTTTACCTCTCCTCTTGGGGTCAAGAATTGATACATGTTTTTAAGAGCAAAAACTAGAAGACCGACCAGATACATCACCTCATCAATCAGTATAAGTGGATTCTCTGTCTTGGTCTTCTTCAGACACTGGATGATTTTTCCTGGCATTGCTCCAACATACGTCCTCCTGTTTTACCAGAGATTGTATTTAGGGAACCATTGTAAAGTACAGCACACATCACACGACATAGCATGCAGCTGACAAAACAGGTATATCAAGCTGGGAAACAAATCCATATTTCTTCTACATCTATCAAACACATTCTCCATCACCATACTAAGCACCAAGACCCATCTGGTCTGTTTCCAGTAGAGATCAGACATTAATTTTGGCAGAATACTCCTGGGCTGCAgtttttatcttcagttttaaccACTTTTAAATTAGAAGCAAAGAGGTAAGGCTgagaacagaaatgtttcaaTAGTGACTTCTTGGTTTTTGGGTAAAGAAACATTAGAAAAGGGAGTATTTCATTCCCTCACTTGGTagggacaaaaaaggaagattaatgTAAATCAAAAGATATGCTGAAGGAACAAATTGCTAACAGCACAATCTTTCTGCTAGAGGGAACTGGCATCCAGGAacatgcagcagcagagcaagaggGCAGCAACAGAGTGAATAGCAAGAGACACGGAGCAAAGAACATCCTGAAAggcatataaaatatttttctctgcttctgtatCATATAGGGCAGAACCTCACAGGTTCAACTCGCACTACTGAATAGCTACTCCTACTTGTGTGAAAACACTGCTAGTTTTGTTTTCACGTGTATGTGGAAGGAAAGTAAATCCATGGCAGGGTTGAATTCACTGATTTTTGTATTCACGTCTTCTTGTTCTCCCCATGAATATTCTTGTTCCCAAGTTTTCCTCATGCAGCACCTCCCTCCTGAGTATTCTGAAACCAAGT
This window of the Grus americana isolate bGruAme1 chromosome 28, bGruAme1.mat, whole genome shotgun sequence genome carries:
- the RPL36 gene encoding 60S ribosomal protein L36 — translated: MAIRYPMAVGLNKGYKVTKNVSKPRQCRRRGRLTKHTKFVRDMIREVCGFAPYERRAMELLKVSKDKRALKFIKKRVGTHIRAKRKREELSNVLAAMRKAAAKKD